One window of the Benincasa hispida cultivar B227 chromosome 3, ASM972705v1, whole genome shotgun sequence genome contains the following:
- the LOC120072707 gene encoding probable pectate lyase 12 has product MNEMKVTIAFNHFGEKLVQRMPRCRLGYIHVVNNDFTQWEMYAIGGSGNPTINSQGNRYTAPYDRNAKEVTKRVETSESEWRGWNWRSEGDILVNGAFFVTSGQGLEVKYEKAYSVEPKSAALIDQLTWHAGPLGVGGRDNNLGMWTTGPNGGGFALGSGMDYTDDMSESYFVRAFSLLLACFCALVVAFML; this is encoded by the coding sequence atgaatgaaatgAAGGTTACGATAGCATTCAACCACTTTGGGGAGAAGCTAGTGCAAAGGATGCCGCGATGCCGATTAGGTTACATTCACGTCGTCAACAATGACTTCACCCAATGGGAAATGTACGCAATCGGCGGCAGCGGAAACCCCACCATCAACAGCCAAGGCAACCGCTACACCGCCCCCTACGACCGCAACGCCAAGGAGGTCACTAAGCGAGTCGAAACTTCCGAGTCCGAGTGGCGTGGCTGGAACTGGCGGTCCGAGGGCGACATTCTCGTCAACGGCGCCTTTTTCGTCACTTCCGGCCAAGGCCTTGAAGTCAAGTACGAGAAAGCCTACAGCGTCGAGCCCAAGTCCGCCGCCCTAATTGACCAGCTCACTTGGCACGCCGGCCCGCTCGGCGTCGGTGGCCGGGATAATAATTTGGGAATGTGGACTACTGGCCCTAACGGTGGAGGCTTTGCGCTTGGGTCTGGTATGGACTATACTGACGACATGTCGGAAAGTTATTTTGTTAGGGCTTTTTCTCTTTTGTTGGCCTGTTTTTGCGCATTGGTGGTTGCTTTTATGCTATGA
- the LOC120072644 gene encoding probable pectate lyase 12 → MLATTYIVLLALLLPTSLPLRASAGAAAVALNLTLPGQHPSPELVAQEVHRKVNASLTRRQLLQISEKDESSSCYTGNPIDDCWKCDPNWPNNRQRLADCAIGFGQYALGGKNGEFYIVTDDSDDDAVNPKPGTLRYAVIQPQPLWIVFPANMLIKLKQELIFNSYKTLDGRGANVHIVGGGCITLQYISNVIIHNIHIHHCYPSGNTMVRSSPTHYGYRTKSDGDGISIFGSKDIWIDHCSLSRCKDGLIDAVMGSTGITISNNYFSHHDEVMLLGHSDHYLPDSGMQVTIAFNHFGEKLVQRMPRCRLGYIHVVNNDFTQWEMYAIGGSGNPTINSQGNRYTAPYDRNAKEVTKRVETSESEWRGWNWRSEGDILVNGAFFVTSGQGLEVKYEKAYSVEPKSAALIDQLTWHAGPLGVGGRDNNLGMWTTGPNGGGFALGSGMDYTDDMSESYFVRAFSLLLACFCALVVAFML, encoded by the exons atgttggccACAACCTACATTGTGCTGCTAGCTTTGCTGCTACCCACCAGCTTGCCGCTCCGTGCCAGTGCTGGTGCCGCCGCTGTTGCTCTCAACCTCACTCTCCCCGGTCAGCATCCGAGCCCTGAACTGGTTGCCCAAGAAGTTCACAG GAAAGTGAATGCTTCCTTAACGAGGAGGCAGTTGCTCCAAATCTCAGAGAAAGATGAATCTTCTTCTTGCTACACCGGGAACCCCATCGACGACTGCTGGAAATGCGATCCAAATTGGCCAAACAACCGCCAACGCCTCGCCGATTGCGCCATAGGATTCGGCCAGTACGCTCTCGGCGGCAAAAACGGCGAGTTCTACATCGTGACAGACGATTCCGACGACGATGCGGTAAATCCAAAGCCCGGAACATTACGATACGCAGTGATACAGCCGCAACCACTCTGGATTGTCTTCCCCGCCAACATGCTCATCAAACTCAAACAGGAACTCATCTTCAACAGCTACAAAACCTTAGATGGCCGCGGCGCCAATGTCCACATCGTCGGCGGTGGCTGCATTACGTTGCAGTACATAAGCAATGTCATTATCCACAACATCCATATCCACCATTGTTATCCATCAG GTAACACAATGGTCCGATCAAGTCCGACCCATTATGGATACCGGACGAAATCGGACGGCGACGGGATATCGATCTTCGGATCGAAGGACATATGGATTGATCATTGTTCATTGTCGCGTTGCAAAGATGGGCTAATCGATGCGGTGATGGGATCCACCGGAATCACGATTTCAAACAATTATTTCTCACATCACGATGAAGTTATGCTGTTGGGTCACAGCGATCACTACTTGCCGGATTCCGGAATGCAG GTTACGATAGCATTCAACCACTTTGGGGAGAAGCTAGTGCAAAGGATGCCGCGATGCCGATTAGGTTACATTCACGTCGTCAACAATGACTTCACCCAATGGGAAATGTACGCAATCGGCGGCAGCGGAAACCCCACCATCAACAGCCAAGGCAACCGCTACACCGCCCCCTACGACCGCAACGCCAAGGAGGTCACTAAGCGAGTCGAAACTTCCGAGTCCGAGTGGCGTGGCTGGAACTGGCGGTCCGAGGGCGACATTCTCGTCAACGGCGCCTTTTTCGTCACTTCCGGCCAAGGCCTTGAAGTCAAGTACGAGAAAGCCTACAGCGTCGAGCCCAAGTCCGCCGCCCTAATTGACCAGCTCACTTGGCACGCCGGCCCGCTCGGCGTCGGTGGCCGGGATAATAATTTGGGAATGTGGACTACTGGCCCTAACGGTGGAGGCTTTGCGCTTGGGTCTGGTATGGACTATACTGACGACATGTCGGAAAGTTATTTTGTTAGGGCTTTTTCTCTTTTGTTGGCCTGTTTTTGCGCATTGGTGGTTGCTTTTATGCTATGA